From Mercenaria mercenaria strain notata chromosome 17, MADL_Memer_1, whole genome shotgun sequence, the proteins below share one genomic window:
- the LOC123537474 gene encoding uncharacterized protein LOC123537474 isoform X1 translates to MANFASIIGIKLTEDDIPGAKFYPGLIDDHSVYQLKRWLECRGLKTGGNKPELVKRCRDAIVSGRSKEIDEGVDNGKWYELKRKEVSGKTDRKGPTLPPITGWKKFPSRPIPENFNYGHIYHYLLESVKLPDGGNSSDVDNLGDMTAKPLRKGEQYVKSQSLSSILDNGTQDCYYVKANVDASMLNKVRHPVVTISGKSGAVLDAACDCPANSLGRCSHVGALLLTLNNYCKENGHDPISCTGKPCAWNKGKKREKNPQKISDASYPSYKQKASHVINFDPRPEIKRGTAHSGVNSFLTNLALNGNSSMWSTLLSYSYSDYEVDNSRKGLLRDQVMTVFDNLKLECNEHEYHFCYEVKKTQDQSVSEIWTSQRYFRVTASNAKAANALGASLISNSVCNDKLRNFIARNVWKLNSFCTTDMKYGIDNEAKARADYLTQKRTVIPEFKCIKTGFWVSKLWPELGCSPDGLVYDPSVPAGRSKFGLIEIKCLKMFKNISPMDLHTDLDSYVTKKQFNNSCVSFAPDGKTLLLKENHMYYYQIQFQLLVTGLTWCDFVLWSPKGVSVQRIERDQKLIDNLVTNTTCLWHRVICPEKFEMRVPRNLNPVVLY, encoded by the exons ATGGCAAATTTCGCTTCAATAATTGGAATTAAATTGACTGAAGATGATATTCCTGGGGCAaagttttatccaggtttaaTTGATGATCATTCTGTGTATCAGCTAAAGCGGTGGTTAGAATGTAGAGGATTGAAAACAGGTGGAAATAAACCAGAATTGGTGAAGAG aTGCAGAGATGCGATTGTGAGTGGCCGTTCCAAGGAGATAGACGAAGGAGTAGACAATGGGAAATGGTATGAGTTAAAGCGAAAGGAAGTGTCTGGAAAAACTGATAGAAAGGGTCCGACACTACCACCTATCACTGGCTGGAAGAAATTCCCTTCACGCCCCATTCCAGAGAATTTCAACTATGGTCACATTTATCACTATCTCCTAGAATCGGTAAAATTGCCAGATGGAGGCAATTCAAGTGATGTTGACAATTTGGGAGATATGACGGCTAAGCCATTAAGAAAAGGAGAACAGTATGTTAAAAGTCAAAGTTTAAGTTCCATTTTAGACAATGGCACACAGGACTGTTATTATGTTAAAGCTAATGTTGATGCATCTATGCTAAACAAGGTGAGGCATCCAGTTGTGACAATTTCTGGTAAAAGTGGTGCTGTATTAGATGCAGCATGTGATTGTCCTGCAAATTCTCTCGGTAGATGTTCCCATGTAGGGGCCTTATTACTTACGCTGAACAACTACTGCAAGGAAAATGGACATGACCCAATATCGTGTACTGGTAAGCCGTGCGCATGGAATAAAGGCAAGAAGAGAGAGAAAAATCCACAGAAAATCTCGGATGCTTCATACCCTTCATATAAGCAAAAAGCCAGTCATGTGATCAACTTCGATCCGAGACCAGAAATTAAAAGAGGCACAGCACACAGTGGTGTAAATTCCTTTTTGACAAATCTTGCCCTCAACGGAAATAGTTCAATGTGGTCCACATTATTAAGCTATTCGTACAGTGACTATGAGGTTGATAATTCTAGGAAAGGACTTTTACGTGATCAGGTGATGACAGTCTTTGATAATTTGAAATTGGAATGTAATGAACATGAATATCACTTTTGTTATGAAGTTAAAAAGACACAGGACCAGTCTGTTTCAGAAATCTGGACATCGCAGCGGTATTTCCGTGTAACTGCATCAAACGCAAAGGCTGCTAATGCTCTCGGAGCAAGTTTAATATCAAACTCGGTGTGCAACGACAAACTAAGAAATTTCATTGCCAGAAATGTGTGGAAGTTAAATAGTTTCTGCACAACTGACATGAAATATGGCATCGACAACGAGGCTAAGGCAAGGGCAGACTATCTTACCCAAAAGAGAACAGTCATCCCAGAATTCAAGTGCATCAAAACTGGGTTTTGGGTTAGCAAACTTTGGCCAGAGCTTGGCTGTAGTCCAGATGGACTTGTGTATGATCCGTCTGTTCCTGCAGGGCGCTCAAAGTTTGGTTTGATTGAAATAaagtgtttaaaaatgtttaagaatATTTCACCAATGGATTTACATACAGACCTTGATTCATATGTAACAAAAAAGCAATTCAATAATTCTTGTGTAAGTTTTGCACCAGATGGAAAAACATTACTGCTTAAGGAAAATCACATGTATTACTATCAAATACAGTTTCAGCTCCTTGTAACTGGACTTACGTGGTGTGACTTTGTGCTTTGGTCTCCTAAGGGTGTAAGTGTACAACGAATTGAAAGAGACCAGAAACTCATTGACAATTTAGTAACAAACACAACCTGTCTCTGGCATCGTGTTATTTGTCCAGAAAAGTTTGAAATGCGAGTTCCTAGGAACTTGAATCCAGTAGTTCTCTATTAA
- the LOC123537474 gene encoding uncharacterized protein LOC123537474 isoform X2 codes for MLSIIRCRDAIVSGRSKEIDEGVDNGKWYELKRKEVSGKTDRKGPTLPPITGWKKFPSRPIPENFNYGHIYHYLLESVKLPDGGNSSDVDNLGDMTAKPLRKGEQYVKSQSLSSILDNGTQDCYYVKANVDASMLNKVRHPVVTISGKSGAVLDAACDCPANSLGRCSHVGALLLTLNNYCKENGHDPISCTGKPCAWNKGKKREKNPQKISDASYPSYKQKASHVINFDPRPEIKRGTAHSGVNSFLTNLALNGNSSMWSTLLSYSYSDYEVDNSRKGLLRDQVMTVFDNLKLECNEHEYHFCYEVKKTQDQSVSEIWTSQRYFRVTASNAKAANALGASLISNSVCNDKLRNFIARNVWKLNSFCTTDMKYGIDNEAKARADYLTQKRTVIPEFKCIKTGFWVSKLWPELGCSPDGLVYDPSVPAGRSKFGLIEIKCLKMFKNISPMDLHTDLDSYVTKKQFNNSCVSFAPDGKTLLLKENHMYYYQIQFQLLVTGLTWCDFVLWSPKGVSVQRIERDQKLIDNLVTNTTCLWHRVICPEKFEMRVPRNLNPVVLY; via the exons ATGCTCTCCATTATCAG aTGCAGAGATGCGATTGTGAGTGGCCGTTCCAAGGAGATAGACGAAGGAGTAGACAATGGGAAATGGTATGAGTTAAAGCGAAAGGAAGTGTCTGGAAAAACTGATAGAAAGGGTCCGACACTACCACCTATCACTGGCTGGAAGAAATTCCCTTCACGCCCCATTCCAGAGAATTTCAACTATGGTCACATTTATCACTATCTCCTAGAATCGGTAAAATTGCCAGATGGAGGCAATTCAAGTGATGTTGACAATTTGGGAGATATGACGGCTAAGCCATTAAGAAAAGGAGAACAGTATGTTAAAAGTCAAAGTTTAAGTTCCATTTTAGACAATGGCACACAGGACTGTTATTATGTTAAAGCTAATGTTGATGCATCTATGCTAAACAAGGTGAGGCATCCAGTTGTGACAATTTCTGGTAAAAGTGGTGCTGTATTAGATGCAGCATGTGATTGTCCTGCAAATTCTCTCGGTAGATGTTCCCATGTAGGGGCCTTATTACTTACGCTGAACAACTACTGCAAGGAAAATGGACATGACCCAATATCGTGTACTGGTAAGCCGTGCGCATGGAATAAAGGCAAGAAGAGAGAGAAAAATCCACAGAAAATCTCGGATGCTTCATACCCTTCATATAAGCAAAAAGCCAGTCATGTGATCAACTTCGATCCGAGACCAGAAATTAAAAGAGGCACAGCACACAGTGGTGTAAATTCCTTTTTGACAAATCTTGCCCTCAACGGAAATAGTTCAATGTGGTCCACATTATTAAGCTATTCGTACAGTGACTATGAGGTTGATAATTCTAGGAAAGGACTTTTACGTGATCAGGTGATGACAGTCTTTGATAATTTGAAATTGGAATGTAATGAACATGAATATCACTTTTGTTATGAAGTTAAAAAGACACAGGACCAGTCTGTTTCAGAAATCTGGACATCGCAGCGGTATTTCCGTGTAACTGCATCAAACGCAAAGGCTGCTAATGCTCTCGGAGCAAGTTTAATATCAAACTCGGTGTGCAACGACAAACTAAGAAATTTCATTGCCAGAAATGTGTGGAAGTTAAATAGTTTCTGCACAACTGACATGAAATATGGCATCGACAACGAGGCTAAGGCAAGGGCAGACTATCTTACCCAAAAGAGAACAGTCATCCCAGAATTCAAGTGCATCAAAACTGGGTTTTGGGTTAGCAAACTTTGGCCAGAGCTTGGCTGTAGTCCAGATGGACTTGTGTATGATCCGTCTGTTCCTGCAGGGCGCTCAAAGTTTGGTTTGATTGAAATAaagtgtttaaaaatgtttaagaatATTTCACCAATGGATTTACATACAGACCTTGATTCATATGTAACAAAAAAGCAATTCAATAATTCTTGTGTAAGTTTTGCACCAGATGGAAAAACATTACTGCTTAAGGAAAATCACATGTATTACTATCAAATACAGTTTCAGCTCCTTGTAACTGGACTTACGTGGTGTGACTTTGTGCTTTGGTCTCCTAAGGGTGTAAGTGTACAACGAATTGAAAGAGACCAGAAACTCATTGACAATTTAGTAACAAACACAACCTGTCTCTGGCATCGTGTTATTTGTCCAGAAAAGTTTGAAATGCGAGTTCCTAGGAACTTGAATCCAGTAGTTCTCTATTAA
- the LOC123537474 gene encoding tetraspanin-4-like isoform X4, translating to MCLSQAGLKAFLLVLNVLFFLCGGIVMGIGIWAVADKIYISDVIGSSLFKSAAILMVICGVFLVLLSFLGCAGALAQKKIIVIVYVISLAIVFIVLMSAAIVAAVFQDDIESGMKEKMRRGIREQYGYNTAYVDENRDLTESWDLVQTRLTCCAVDDQGWGLYQQSRWFQQQFNEYDRKFVPPSCCIYEGRLDQYVNLFTCQAFAGGPPRFGGGGFNNALHYQMQRCDCEWPFQGDRRRSRQWEMV from the exons ATGTGCCTCTCACAGGCAGGCCTCAAGGCCTTTCTTCTAGTTCTCAATGTTCTCTTCTTC CTATGTGGTGGTATAGTGATGGGGATAGGTATCTGGGCTGTGGCAGACAAGATTTATATCTCAGACGTGATTGGGAGCTCCTTGTTCAAATCTGCGGCCATATTGATGGTCATTTGTGGTGTATTTCTCGTCCTTCTCTCATTCCTCGGATGTGCAGGAGCCCTCGCTCAGAAAAAAATCATCGTCATTGTG tacgtTATTTCGCTAGCTATTGTGTTCATTGTGTTGATGTCTGCTGCCATTGTTGCTGCAGTGTTCCAAGATGAT ATTGAATCaggaatgaaagaaaaaatgagaAGAGGCATCAGGGAACAATACGGCTACAACACAGCATATGTTGACGAAAATCGAGACTTGACGGAATCGTGGGATCTTGTTCAGACCAGG TTGACATGTTGTGCTGTAGACGACCAAGGCTGGGGACTGTATCAACAGTCAAGATGGTTTCAGCAACAGTTCA ACGAGTATGATAGAAAGTTTGTGCCACCAAGTTGCTGTATATATGAAGGTCGTCTAGATCAGTATGTAAACCTGTTTACATGCCAGGCATTTGCGGGTGGTCCGCCAAGGTTCGGTGGCGGTGGTTTCAATAATGCTCTCCATTATCAG aTGCAGAGATGCGATTGTGAGTGGCCGTTCCAAGGAGATAGACGAAGGAGTAGACAATGGGAAATGGTATGA